The following is a genomic window from Mycobacterium parmense.
CACCGACTTGCTCATCTTCTCGCCCTTGTTGAGCAGAAATCCGTGCGCGAACACCCGTCTGGGCAGTTCGATGCCGGCCGACATCAGGAACGCCGGCCAGTAGACGGTGTGGAAGCGGATGATGTCCTTGCCGATCATGTGCAGGTCGGCGGGCCAGTAGCGGCGGAAGAGCTCCGATTCGGTGTCCGGGTAGCCGACCCCGGTCAGGTAATTGGTCAGCGCGTCGACCCACACGTACATGACGTGATCGGGATGCTCGGGCACCTTCACGCCCCAGTCGAACGAGGTGCGCGAGATCGACAGGTCGCGCAGCCCGCCGGAGACGAAGCTGACCACCTCGTTGCGCCGGACGTCGGGCGCGATGAAGTCCGGGTTGGCCTCGTAGTGGGCGAGCAGCTTCTCCGTGTAAGCCGACAGCCGGAAGAAGTAGGTCTGCTCTTCGGTCCAGGTCACCGGCGTGCCGGTCTCGACGGCGACCCGTGTGCCGTCGACCACCGCGGTCTCGGACTCGACGAAGAACCGCTCGTCGCGCACCGAATACCAGCCCGAATAGCTGTCCAGGTAGATGTCCCCGGCGGCTTCCATCCGCCGCCAGATGTCCTTGGAGGCCTCGTGATGATCGGCGTCGGTGGTGCGGATGAACCGGTCGAAGGAGATGTTCAGCCTCTCCTGCAGGCGCTGGAACACGTCGGAGTTGCGCCGCGCCAGGTCGGCGGTCGAGATGCCTTCGGCGGCCGCCGTCTCGACCATCTTGAGGCCGTGCTCGTCGGTGCCGGTGAGGAATCGCACGTCGAAGCCGTCGAGCCGTTTGAACCGGGCGATGGCGTCGGTCGCGACGTACTCGTAGGCGTGCCCGACGTGCGGATTGCCATTGGGGTAGGTGATCGCGGTGGTGATGTAGTAGGGCCTCATCGAGAGTCAACCTTATTGTGTGCGCGTGAGCTCTGATCGACGACAGCGAGACGCCCCGCCCGCGCCCGAGCCGCTGGCGCCGTTGATCGACGCCCACACGCACCTCGACGCGTGCGGCGCGCGCGACGCCGCGGGCGTGCGGGCCATCGTCGATCGCGCCGCCGCGGTGGGCGTGGGCGCGGTGGTCACCATCGCCGACGACCTCGACTCGGCGCGCTGGGTGACGCACGCCGCCGAGTGGGACGAGCGCGTCTATGCCGCCGTGGCGCTGCACCCGACCCGGGCCGACGCGCTCGACGACGCCGCCCGCGCCGAGATCGAGCGACTGGTGACCCACCCGCGGGTGGTGGCCGTCGGCGAGACCGGCCTGGATCTGTACTGGCCGGGGCGTCTGGACGGCTGCGCTCCGCCCGAGGTGCAGCGGGAAGCCTTCGCGTGGCACATCGACCTGGCGAAACGGTGCGGGAAGCCCCTGATGATCCACAACCGTGAGGCCGACGACGAGGTGCTCGACGTGCTGGCGTCCGAAGGCGCCCCCGACGCGGTCATCTTCCACTGCTTCTCGTCGGACGCGGCGATGGCCCGCCGTTGCGTCGACGCCGGCTGGCTGCTCAGCCTCTCCGGAACGGTGAGCTTCCGCAACGCTCGCGCGCTGCGGGAGGCCGTCCCGCTGATCCCGTCCGACCAGCTGCTGGTCGAGACCGACGCGCCGTTTCTGACGCCACACCCCTACCGGGGCAGGGCGAACGAGCCGTTTTGCCTTCCCTATACTGTTCGGGCGATCGCCGAACTGGTCGGTCGGCGCCCCGATGACGTGGCGCGGGCGACCACGGGCAACGCCCGCCTCGTGTATGGAATGCCGGCGGCGGGCGCGGATTCCCATCCGGGCGACATCTAAACCCGTTCACCCGCCAGAGTTGCCCAACCTTGGCCAGTTCGTTACCGTCTTGTGATCGAACGCTTGGGCCTAATGCGGGCCCTGTTTTTTGTCCTGTGGTGCTGATTAGGTCGTTGGAGTGGTTGGGGTAGACGCGCGTTGACTGTACTGACGAGACTTCATCAATCCCCGTCTCCCATGTTGCGCCTCGTCGTCGGTGGCCTGCTCGTCGTCCTGGCCGTCGCCGCCGGTTTCGCCGTTTCCGTTGCCAAGACCGTGACGCTGACCGTCGACGGGGTCGCGATGCGGGTGAGCACCATGAAGTCGCGGGTCATCGACATCGTGCAGGAGAACGGCTTCGCCGTCGACGAGCGTGACGACCTGTACCCCGCCGGCGACGTCCAAGTCGGCGACGCCGCCAACATCGTGCTGCGGCGCAGCCGGCCGCTGCAGATCTCGCTGGACGGCCAGGACGCCAAGCAGGTGTGGACCACCGCATCCACGGTGGACGAGGCGCTGGCCCAGCTCGCGATGACGGACACCGCCCCGGCCGCTGCCTCGCGCGCAAGTCGCGTCCCGCTGGCCGGCATGGCGCTGCCGGTCGTCAGCGCCAAGACGGTCCAGATCAACGACGGCGGCGCGGTGCGCACCGTGCACCTGCCGGCGCCCAACGTCGCCGGCCTGCTCAGCGCGGCCGGCACCCCGCTGGCCGAGAGCGATCAGGTGCAACCCGGCGCGGCCAGCCCGGTGGTGGACGGCATGCAGATCCAGGTGACCCGCAATCGCATCCAGCGGGTGACCGAGCGGATCCCGCTGCCCCCCGCCTCGCGGCGCGTGGAGGACCCGGACATGAACATGAGCCGCCAGGTGGTCGAGGACCCCGGCAGCCCGGGCTTGCAGGACGTGACGTTCGCGGTGGCCACCGTCAACGGCGTCGAGACCGGCCGGTTGCCCGTGGCCAACACGGTGATCACCCCGGCCCATGACGCGGTGGTGCGGGTGGGTACGAAACCGGGCACCGACGTGCCGCCGGTGACCAACGGATCCATCTGGGACGCCATCGCGGGCTGCGAGGCCGGCGGGAACTGGGCGATCAACACCGGCAACGGCTACTACGGTGGCGTGCAGTTCGACCAGGGCACCTGGGAACGCAACGGCGGCCTGCGGTTCGCCGCGCGCGCCGACCTGGCCACCCGCGAGGAACAGATCGCCGTCGCCGAGGTGACCCGCGACCGTCAGGGCTGGGGTGCCTGGCCGGTGTGCAGCGGCAGAGCTGGTGCGAACTGACCATACGGCTGCTCGGGCGCACCGAGATCAGACGGATTGCCAAGGAACTCGAATTTCGGCCACGAAAATCGCTGGGACAGAACTTCGTTCACGACGCCAACACCGTACGTCGGGTGGTGTCGACCGCCGGGGTGGGCCGGTCCGACGAGGTCCTCGAGATCGGCCCGGGTCTCGGGTCGCTCACGTTGGCGCTGCTCGACCGCGGCGCCGCAGTCACCGCCGTCGAGATCGACCCGGTGCTGGCCGGCCGGCTGCCGGACACCGTGGCCGAGCATTCGCACAGCGAGATCCAGCGCCTGACGGTGGTCAATCACGACGTCCTGACCCTGCGGCGTGCCGATCTGGCGGTCGAGCCGACCGCGCTGGTGGCCAACCTCCCGTACAACGTCGCGGTGCCGGCGCTGCTGCATCTGCTCGCCGAGTTCCCCTCGATCCAGACCGTGACCGTGATGGTGCAGGCGGAGGTGGCCGAGCGGCTCGCCGCGGAGCCCGGCGGCAAGGACTACGGCGTGCCCAGCGTCAAGGTCCGGTATTTCGGCAGGGTGCGCCGCTGCGGCATGGTCTCGCCGACCGTGTTCTGGCCGATTCCCCGCGTCTATTCCGGGCTGGTCCGCATCGACCGGTACCCGACGCCGCCCTGGCCGGTCGACGAGGCGTTCCG
Proteins encoded in this region:
- the metG gene encoding methionine--tRNA ligase codes for the protein MRPYYITTAITYPNGNPHVGHAYEYVATDAIARFKRLDGFDVRFLTGTDEHGLKMVETAAAEGISTADLARRNSDVFQRLQERLNISFDRFIRTTDADHHEASKDIWRRMEAAGDIYLDSYSGWYSVRDERFFVESETAVVDGTRVAVETGTPVTWTEEQTYFFRLSAYTEKLLAHYEANPDFIAPDVRRNEVVSFVSGGLRDLSISRTSFDWGVKVPEHPDHVMYVWVDALTNYLTGVGYPDTESELFRRYWPADLHMIGKDIIRFHTVYWPAFLMSAGIELPRRVFAHGFLLNKGEKMSKSVGNIVDPIALTETFGVDQLRYFLLREVPFGQDGSYSEEAIVTRINTDLANELGNLAQRSLSMVAKNLGGVVPDPGELTPADTELLATADGLLERVRAQFDAQAMHLALEAIWLMLGEANRYFSAQQPWVLRKSESDADQARFRAVLYTTCEAVRIAALLVQPVMPQSAGKLLDLLGQPAGRRAFTAIGARLAPGTALPAPAGVFPRYQPATPEV
- a CDS encoding TatD family hydrolase, producing the protein MRVSSDRRQRDAPPAPEPLAPLIDAHTHLDACGARDAAGVRAIVDRAAAVGVGAVVTIADDLDSARWVTHAAEWDERVYAAVALHPTRADALDDAARAEIERLVTHPRVVAVGETGLDLYWPGRLDGCAPPEVQREAFAWHIDLAKRCGKPLMIHNREADDEVLDVLASEGAPDAVIFHCFSSDAAMARRCVDAGWLLSLSGTVSFRNARALREAVPLIPSDQLLVETDAPFLTPHPYRGRANEPFCLPYTVRAIAELVGRRPDDVARATTGNARLVYGMPAAGADSHPGDI
- a CDS encoding resuscitation-promoting factor, with the translated sequence MTVLTRLHQSPSPMLRLVVGGLLVVLAVAAGFAVSVAKTVTLTVDGVAMRVSTMKSRVIDIVQENGFAVDERDDLYPAGDVQVGDAANIVLRRSRPLQISLDGQDAKQVWTTASTVDEALAQLAMTDTAPAAASRASRVPLAGMALPVVSAKTVQINDGGAVRTVHLPAPNVAGLLSAAGTPLAESDQVQPGAASPVVDGMQIQVTRNRIQRVTERIPLPPASRRVEDPDMNMSRQVVEDPGSPGLQDVTFAVATVNGVETGRLPVANTVITPAHDAVVRVGTKPGTDVPPVTNGSIWDAIAGCEAGGNWAINTGNGYYGGVQFDQGTWERNGGLRFAARADLATREEQIAVAEVTRDRQGWGAWPVCSGRAGAN
- the rsmA gene encoding 16S rRNA (adenine(1518)-N(6)/adenine(1519)-N(6))-dimethyltransferase RsmA; protein product: MAGVQRQSWCELTIRLLGRTEIRRIAKELEFRPRKSLGQNFVHDANTVRRVVSTAGVGRSDEVLEIGPGLGSLTLALLDRGAAVTAVEIDPVLAGRLPDTVAEHSHSEIQRLTVVNHDVLTLRRADLAVEPTALVANLPYNVAVPALLHLLAEFPSIQTVTVMVQAEVAERLAAEPGGKDYGVPSVKVRYFGRVRRCGMVSPTVFWPIPRVYSGLVRIDRYPTPPWPVDEAFRRQVFSLVDIAFAQRRKTCRNAFVGWAGSGNESANRLLAASIDPARRGETLSIDDFVRLLQRSSDGAAGPSPDTANPRASAS